From Candidatus Poribacteria bacterium, the proteins below share one genomic window:
- the ald gene encoding alanine dehydrogenase — translation MRIGVPKEVKSDEYRVSVLPVGVELLTHDGHAVVVETGAGLGSGIADEEYRSAGAMIVRHAEDAFDADMVIKVKEPQPEEYDLVRHGQVVFTYFHFAANEPLTKAMLERGVVCVAYETIQTDDGDLPLLTPMSEVAGKMAIQQGAKYLERPMMGRGILLGGVPGVAPADVVIIGGGVVGTNAAKVAAGLGANVTVLDIDLDRLRYLDDILPANVTTLYSDPHSVRRMVPRADLLIGAVLIPGARAPNIVTAAMVAEMKPGAVIVDVAVDQGGCIETTRPTTHHDPTYVTSGVVHYAVTNMPGAVGRTSSYALANVTLPYARRLAASGWRKAMRADAALARGLNVVEGRIAHAGVASAFGLAPAPLEGALGGA, via the coding sequence ATGCGAATCGGCGTTCCCAAAGAGGTCAAGTCCGACGAGTACCGAGTGTCCGTGCTGCCGGTGGGCGTCGAGCTCCTGACTCACGATGGGCATGCGGTCGTCGTTGAAACAGGCGCCGGGCTGGGGAGCGGTATCGCCGACGAGGAGTACCGCTCGGCAGGCGCGATGATCGTACGACACGCCGAGGACGCGTTCGACGCGGACATGGTCATCAAGGTCAAGGAACCGCAGCCGGAGGAATACGACCTCGTGCGCCACGGGCAGGTCGTGTTCACGTACTTCCACTTCGCTGCGAACGAGCCCCTGACGAAGGCGATGCTGGAACGCGGCGTCGTCTGCGTCGCCTACGAGACGATCCAGACGGACGACGGTGATCTGCCCTTGCTCACGCCGATGAGCGAGGTCGCCGGCAAGATGGCGATCCAGCAGGGGGCGAAGTACCTCGAGCGTCCGATGATGGGTCGCGGCATCCTGCTGGGAGGCGTGCCGGGCGTCGCACCAGCGGACGTGGTGATCATCGGCGGGGGAGTGGTCGGCACGAACGCGGCGAAGGTCGCCGCCGGGCTCGGCGCGAACGTCACGGTTCTGGACATCGACCTCGACCGCCTGCGATATCTCGACGACATCCTTCCCGCCAACGTGACGACGCTCTACTCGGATCCGCACAGCGTCCGGCGGATGGTTCCGCGAGCCGATCTGCTGATCGGAGCCGTGCTCATCCCGGGTGCGCGCGCGCCCAACATCGTCACCGCCGCGATGGTCGCGGAGATGAAGCCCGGCGCGGTGATCGTCGATGTCGCCGTCGACCAGGGCGGCTGCATCGAGACGACGCGCCCGACGACCCACCACGACCCCACGTATGTCACCAGCGGCGTCGTGCACTACGCCGTGACGAACATGCCCGGAGCGGTCGGTCGCACGTCATCCTACGCGCTCGCCAACGTCACGCTTCCGTACGCTCGACGGCTCGCCGCGTCGGGATGGCGGAAGGCGATGCGGGCAGACGCCGCTCTGGCGCGCGGTCTGAACGTCGTCGAAGGACGGATCGCCCACGCTGGGGTGGCGAGCGCGTTCGGCTTGGCGCCGGCTCCCCTCGAAGGCGCCCTGGGCGGCGCATAG